Proteins encoded within one genomic window of Brassica napus cultivar Da-Ae unplaced genomic scaffold, Da-Ae ScsIHWf_2397;HRSCAF=3098, whole genome shotgun sequence:
- the LOC125600786 gene encoding heavy metal-associated isoprenylated plant protein 36-like produces the protein MDLGTQIGAQIGTEIGTDIKPETCQEDQRHVFQEYQEPLRYTTWVLRVSIHCEGCKRKIKKLLSKIEGVYTTNIDVKQQKVTVVGNVEPELLIKKIMKAGRHAELWPTSMDNNNNNECNYQQREKKPKKPKNDDEDSSEDDEDDGNNNNSGGMMDGGTCIGGPPGGGGDQVKQVVTFVNGQPQPPSGDGAPKKKKKKKKKKKSTTVVMEGGVGGGPPPQNGGPPETVIYSAPPPDQYHPPHQHQQQHMYPTAHSPPRHYQHQTYGPPPPTYYHSQPQTAPSYTVSYNTAHGPGQSGPSNGGNDNAASYYTAPPSYYSYEYVDTGYESPPPEFYSYRSQPCESFEALSEGNPNACGVM, from the exons ATGGACCTTGGAACACAGATAGGAGCACAAATTGGTACAGAGATCGGAACAGATATTAAACCAGAGACATGCCAAGAAGATCAGAGACATGTTTTTCAAGAATACCAAGAACCTCTCAGATACACC ACATGGGTTTTGAGAGTTTCTATCCACTGCGAAGGATGCAAGAGAAAAATCAAGAAACTATTGAGCAAAATCGAAG GTGTATACACAACGAACATCGACGTGAAGCAACAGAAAGTAACGGTGGTTGGAAACGTGGAGCCGGAGCTTTTGATCAAAAAGATCATGAAAGCTGGTAGACACGCCGAGCTATGGCCGACGTCGatggacaacaacaacaacaacgagtGTAACTACCAGCAGAGagagaagaaaccaaagaaaCCTAAAAACGATGATGAGGACAGCAGCGAAGATGACGAAGACGAcggtaacaacaacaacagcggCGGGATGATGGACGGCGGCACATGCATTGGCGGGCCTCCCGGAGGCGGCGGTGATCAGGTGAAGCAAGTTGTGACGTTTGTCAACGGACAACCTCAGCCACCGTCCGGAGATGGAGctccgaagaagaagaagaaaaagaaaaagaagaagaagagcaccACGGTGGTGATGGAAGGAGGAGTCGGTGGTGGTCCTCCGCCGCAGAACGGTGGACCACCGGAGACTGTGATATACTCTGCTCCTCCACCGGATCAATACCATCCTCCTCATCAGCATCAGCAGCAGCATATGTATCCGACGGCTCACAGTCCTCCACGTCATTACCAACACCAAACGTACGGTCCTCCTCCTCCAACGTATTATCACTCGCAGCCTCAAACGGCGCCGTCTTATACTGTGAGCTACAACACGGCCCACGGGCCGGGTCAAAGTGGGCCGAGTAATGGTGGAAATGATAATGCGGCGTCGTATTACACGGCTCCTCCGTCGTATTATTCGTACGAGTACGTGGACACGGGATACGAATCTCCACCGCCCGAATTTTATTCGTATAGATCTCAGCCGTGCGAATCGTTTGAGGCACTCAGCGAAGGCAATCCAAACGCTTGTGGCGTCATGTGA
- the LOC125574908 gene encoding 40S ribosomal protein S21-2: protein MQNEEGQITELYVPRKCSATNRMITSKDHASVQLNIGHLDADGIYTGQFTTFALCGFVRAQGDADSGVDRLWQKKKVEAKQI, encoded by the exons ATGCAAAACGAAGAGGGTCAGATCACAGAGTTATACGTTCCTAGGAAATG CTCTGCTACTAACCGGATGATCACATCGAAGGACCATGCCTCTGTGCAGCTCAACATTGGTCATTTAGATGCTGATGGTATCTACACCGGACAGTTCACTACCTTTGCCCTCTGCGGTTTCGTTCGTGCCCAG GGAGATGCAGACAGTGGTGTGGACAGGCTATGGCAGAAGAAAAAGGTTGAAgccaaacaaatttaa
- the LOC125600785 gene encoding heparan-alpha-glucosaminide N-acetyltransferase-like gives MSEIKVVDVMSHDQGLLVHEEAVSTPNLNEKRRLASLDIFRGLTVALMILVDDAGGDWPVIAHAPWEGCNLADFVMPFFLFIVGVSIALAFKRVSNKFEACKKVGFRTCKLLFWGLLLQGGFSHAPDELIYGVDVTMMRFCGILQRIALSYLVVALVEILTKNSHEESLSTGTFSIFKSYYWHWIVGASVLVIYLATLYGTYVPDWEFVVSDKDSILYGKIKSVSCGVRGKLNPPCNAVGYVDRKVLGTNHMYHHPAWRRSKACTDDSPYEGSLRQDAPSWCHAPFEPEGVLSSISAILSTIIGVHFGHTILHFKEHSARLKHWISTGLALLALGLTLHFTHLMPLNKQLYTFSYTCITSGAAALVFSALYSLVDVLEWKHVFLPLEWIGMNAMLVYVMGAEGILAAFFNGWYYRHPSNTLINWIKEHVFVRVWHSRRVGVLMYVIFGEILFWGLVTGVCHRFKIYWKL, from the exons ATGTCGGAAATCAAAGTGGTGGATGTCATGAGTCACGATCAAGGCCTCCTCGTACACGAAGAAGCTGTTTCTACTCCGAACCTCAACGAAAAGAGACGACTTGCTTCTCTAGACATCTTCCGTGGCCTCACCGTAGCc TTGATGATCCTCGTGGATGACGCCGGAGGAGACTGGCCTGTGATTGCTCACGCGCCTTGGGAAGGCTGCAACTTGGCTGATTTCGTCATGCCTTTCTTCTTGTTCATCGTTGGCGTCTCCATCGCTCTTGCCTTCAAG CGGGTTTCGAACAAGTTTGAAGCTTGTAAGAAGGTGGGGTTTAGGACATGCAAGCTCCTCTTCTGGGGTCTTCTACTACAAG GGGGTTTCTCCCATGCTCCTGATGAATTAATCTATGGTGTTGATGTCACTATGATGAGGTTCTGTGGGATTCTCCAG AGAATAGCTTTATCCTACTTGGTAGTAGCACTAGTGGAGATTTTAACAAAGAACTCACATGAGGAAAGTCTCTCAACTGGAACGTTCTCAATATTCAAGTCATACTACTGGCACTG GATTGTTGGTGCATCAGTTCTTGTGATTTATCTCGCCACACTCTATGGAACTTACGTTCCTGATTGGGAGTTCGTTGTCTCTGATAAAGATAGCATTCTCTATGGAAAGATCAAATCCGTATCATGTGGAGTGAGAGGGAAGCTAAACCCTCCTTGTAACGCTGTTGGATATGTTGATAGAAAAGTCTTAGGGACCAATCATATGTATCACCATCCTGCCTGGAGACGATCCAAG GCTTGCACTGATGATTCTCCTTACGAGGGATCTTTGCGCCAAGATGCACCGTCTTGGTGTCATGCTCCGTTTGAGCCTGAAGGAGTCCTAAGCTCTATATCTGCTATTCTTTCTACAATCATCGGAGTCCATTTTGGACACACCATCTTACACTTTAAGGAGCATTCAGCTCGGTTGAAACATTGGATCTCCACCGGTCTAGCTCTCCTTGCTCTAGGACTAACTCTACATTTCACCCACT TGATGCCTTTGAACAAACAACTCTATACTTTCAGCTACACATGCATCACCTCCGGTGCAGCCGCGCTCGTCTTCTCCGCCTTGTATTCTCTG GTGGATGTATTGGAGTGGAAACACGTGTTTCTACCTCTAGAATGGATAGGGATGAACGCGATGCTGGTGTACGTGATGGGAGCTGAAGGCATTTTAGCTGCTTTCTTCAACGGTTGGTACTATCGCCACCCGAGCAATACACTG ATAAATTGGATTAAAGAGCATGTTTTCGTCAGAGTTTGGCATTCAAGAAGAGTTGGAGTTCTGATGTATGTTATTTTCGGGGAGATTCTCTTCTGGGGTTTGGTTACTGGTGTTTGCCACAGGTTCAAGATCTATTGGAAACTCTAA
- the LOC106382566 gene encoding replication factor C subunit 3-like produces the protein MLWVDKYRPRSLDKVIVHQEIAQNLKKLVTEQDCPHLLFYGPSGSGKKTLIMALLKQIYGASAEKVKVENRAWKVDAGSRTIDLELTTLSSTNHVELTPSDAGFQDRYIVQEIIKEMAKNKPIDTKGKKGYKVLVLNEVDKLSREAQHSLRRTMEKYSSSCRLILCCNSSSKVTEAIKSRCLNVRINAPSHDEIVKVLEFVAKKETLQLPHGFASRIAEKSNRSLRRAILSLETCRVQNYPFTDNQVISPMDWEEYVAEISTDMLRKQSPKSLFQVRGKVYELLVNCIPPEVILKKLLHELLKKLDSELKLEVCHWAAYYEHRMRLGQKAIFHIEAFVAKFMSIYKNFLISTFG, from the exons ATGTTGTGGGTCGACAAGTACAGGCCGAGATCGCTAGATAAGGTCATCGTCCACCAGGAGATCGCCCAAAATCTCAAGAAATTG GTAACGGAGCAAGATTGTCCGCATTTGCTCTTCTATGGACCGTCTGGTTCGGGGAAGAAAACCCTAATCATGGCGCTTCTCAAGCAGATATATGGTGCCAGCGCTGAGAAG GTGAAAGTGGAGAACAGGGCTTGGAAAGTCGAT GCTGGGAGTAGAACTATTGATCTGGAGCTCACTACGTTATCAAGCACCAACCATGTGGAGCTTACTCCAAGCGATGCAGGCTTTCAGGACAGATACATCGTTCAAGAGATCATTAAAGAGATGGCCAAGAACAAACCTATTGACACCAAGGGAAAGAAGGGATACAAGG TGTTGGTACTAAATGAAGTTGACAAGCTCTCACGAGAAGCTCAGCATTCTCTGCGGAGAACAATGGAGAAATATAGCTCATCATGCCGTCTCATCTTATGCTGTAACAGTTCTTCGAAGGTTACAGAAGCCATTAAGTCTCGTTGTCTCAATGTGCGGATAAATGCACCTTCGCACGATGAG ATAGTGAAAGTGTTGGAGTTCGTTGCAAAGAAAGAAACTCTGCAACTACCACACGGTTTTGCTTCTCGTATTGCAGAAAAATCAAACCGCAGTCTTAGAAGAGCTATTCTGTCGCTTGAGACCTGTCGTGTCCAAAA ctaTCCGTTCACAGATAACCAAGTGATATCACCAATGGATTGGGAAGAGTATGTTGCTGAAATATCAACTGACATGTTGAGGAAACAGAGCCCTAAAAG TTTGTTTCAGGTGCGTGGGAAGGTGTACGAGCTGCTAGTTAACTGCATTCCACCAGAAGTCATACTGAAG AAACTTCTTCATGAACTGCTGAAGAAACTTGACTCAGAGCTGAAGCTTGAAGTCTGCCACTGGGCTGCATATTAT GAACATCGGATGAGACTAGGTCAGAAAGCCATATTTCACATAGAAG CATTTGTGGCCAAATTCATGAGCATATACAAAAACTTCCTCATTTCAACATTTGGGTAG
- the LOC125600796 gene encoding uncharacterized protein LOC125600796 translates to MAESKTKFAEIREWIVDHKLRTVGCLWLSGISGSIAYNWSKPGMKTSVRIIHARLHAQALTLAALAGAAAVEYYDHKTGATDRYPKFLKPDNLNKD, encoded by the exons ATGGCGGAATCAAAGACAAAGTTTGCAGAAATCAGGGAATGGATCGTCGACCACAAGCTCCGTACCGTTG GTTGTTTATGGCTGAGTGGTATCTCTGGTTCGATCGCCTACAACTGGTCTAAACCTGGCATGAAAACCAGTGTCCGTATCATCCACGCCAG GCTACACGCTCAGGCCCTGACGTTGGCCGCTCTAGCTGGAGCAGCCGCGGTGGAGTACTATGATCACAAAACTGGAGCCACCGATCGCTACCCCAAATTTCTCAAGCCTGATAACTTGAATAAAGACTAA
- the LOC125600797 gene encoding 60S ribosomal protein L22-3-like: MSRGSAAAPKGKRKGGVAFTIDCSKPVDDKIMEIASLEKFLQERIKVGGKAGALDDSVSITRDKSKITVTSDGQFSKRYKIMLV; encoded by the coding sequence ATGAGTCGTGGAAGTGCAGCAGCTCCAAAGGGGAAGAGGAAGGGAGGAGTTGCCTTCACCATAGATTGTTCGAAGCCTGTTGATGACAAGATCATGGAGATTGCTTCGCTAGAGAAGTTTCTTCAGGAGAGGATTAAGGTTGGTGGTAAAGCAGGTGCTCTTGATGACTCTGTCTCCATCACTCGCGACAAGAGCAAGATCACCGTCACCTCTGATGGCCAATTCTCCAAGAGATATAAGATAATGTTAGTTTAA
- the LOC125600800 gene encoding 50S ribosomal protein L18-like, with protein MVIPPAVRPPRLFDYLKPYVLKLHFTNKFVHAQVIHSPTATVACSASSQEKALRETMGVTRDVAAAAKIGKLLGERLLMKDIPAVTIHMKKEQMYHGKVKAVIDSVREAGVKLL; from the coding sequence ATGGTGATTCCACCGGCAGTGAGACCACCACGTCTCTTCGACTACCTCAAACCTTACGTCCTGAAGCTCCACTTCACGAACAAGTTTGTTCACGCCCAAGTCATCCACTCACCAACAGCCACAGTGGCTTGCTCGGCTAGCTCACAGGAGAAAGCATTGAGGGAAACAATGGGGGTCACACGCGACGTGGCTGCTGCTGCAAAGATTGGTAAACTCCTTGGAGAAAGGCTCTTGATGAAAGACATTCCAGCTGTTACTATTCACATGAAGAAAGAGCAGATGTATCATGGTAAAGTCAAGGCTGTGATCGATTCCGTCAGGGAAGCTGGCGTCAAGTTGCTTTGA
- the LOC125600798 gene encoding serine/threonine-protein phosphatase PP1 isozyme 9-like — MMTSMEGMIEKGVLDDIIRRLLEGRGGKQVQLSECEIRQLCSNARQILLSQPNLLELHAPIRICGDIHGQYQDLLRLFEYGGYPPSATYLFLGDYVDRGKQSLETICLLLAYKIRYPSKIYLLRGNHEDAKINRIYGFYDECKRRFNVRLWKIFTDCFNSLPVAALIDDKILCMHGGLSPELENLNQIREIERPTEIPDNGLLCDLLWSDPDQKREGWSDSDRGISCTFGADKVDEFLDKNDLDLICRGHQVVEDGYEFFANRRLVTIFSAPNYGGEFDNAGALLSVDESLVCSFEIMKPAPASSSHPLKKVPKMGKS; from the exons ATGATGACGAGTATGGAAGGGATGATAGAGAAAGGAGTGTTGGATGATATCATCAGAAGATTGCTAGAAGGTAGAGGAGGCAAACAGGTTCAGCTATCAGAGTGCGAGATTCGTCAACTCTGCTCCAACGCTCGTCAAATCCTCCTCTCTCAGCCCAATCTCCTTGAGCTCCATGCCCCAATCCGCATCTGcg GTGATATCCATGGCCAGTATCAAGATCTTCTTCGGCTATTCGAATACGGAGGCTACCCTCCATCAGCGACCTATCTCTTCCTTGGCGACTACGTTGACAGAGGCAAGCAAAGTCTCGAGACCATATGTCTACTCCTCGCTTACAAGATTCGTTACCCGTCAAAGATTTATCTCCTGAGAGGCAACCACGAGGACGCCAAGATCAACAGAATCTACGGCTTCTACGACGAGTGCAAGCGTAGATTCAACGTACGTCTCTGGAAGATCTTTACCGATTGCTTCAACTCTTTGCCCGTGGCAGCGCTCATCGACGACAAGATCTTGTGTATGCATGGAGGGTTGTCGCCGGAGTTGGAGAATTTGAATCAGATTCGAGAGATTGAGAGGCCTACTGAGATTCCAGACAACGGTCTTCTATGTGATTTGCTTTGGTCTGATCCTGACCAGAAGAGGGAAGGATGGTCTGATAGTGATAGAGGCATCTCTTGTACTTTTGGAGCTGATAAAGTCGATGAGTTTTTGGATAAGAATGATCTTGACCTCATTTGCCGTGGCCATCAG GTAGTGGAAGATGGGTATGAGTTTTTTGCGAACAGGAGGTTAGTTACTATATTCTCAGCTCCAAACTATGGTGGGGAGTTTGATAACGCTGGTGCGTTATTGAGCGTGGACGAGTCTCTTGTTTGCTCTTTTGAAATTATGAAACCGGCTCCAGCTTCTAGTAGTCATCCTCTCAAGAAG GTACCCAAAATGGGGAAGTCTTGA
- the LOC125600799 gene encoding 60S ribosomal protein L18-2-like gives MTSRNLKRERACSYKFINPNFFSVSLRCRHSTAHAMGIDLIAGGKSKKTKRTAPKSDDVYLKLLVKLYRFLVRRTGSKFDAVILKRLFMSKVNKAPLSLSKLVEFMKGKDGKIAVLVGTITDDLRVHEIPAMKVTALRFTERARARIEKAGGECLTFDQLALVAPLGQNTVLLRGPKNSREAVKHFGPAPGVPHSHSKPYVRAKGRKFEKARGKRKSRGFKV, from the exons ATGACGTCACGAAACCTAAAACGCGAGCGAGCTTGTTcctataaatttataaaccctaatttctttTCAGTCTCTCTCCGTTGCAGACACTCGACAGCTCACGCCATG GGTATCGATCTTATCGCGGGAGGTAAGAGCAAGAAGACCAAAAGGACAGCGCCAAAGTCTGATGATGTCTACCTCAAGCTTCTCGTCAAg CTGTACCGGTTTTTGGTTAGGAGAACCGGAAGCAAGTTCGATGCTGTGATCCTTAAGAGGCTTTTCATGAGTAAAGTCAACAAGGCTCCTCTTTCACTATCCAAGCTCGTGGAGTTTATGAAGGGCAAG gatGGTAAGATTGCTGTGTTGGTTGGGACTATTACTGATGATTTGAGAGTGCATGAGATTCCTGCAATGAAGGTTACTGCCTTGAGGTTTACAGAGAGGGCTAGGGCTAGGATTGAGAAAGCTGGTGGAGAGTGCTTGACTTTTGATCAGCTTGCTCTCGTTGCTCCACTGGGACAGAACACG GTTCTACTTAGAGGACCAAAGAACTCGCGTGAAGCAGTGAAGCACTTTGGTCCAGCTCCTGGTGTGCCGCACAGTCACTCCAAGCCCTATGTGAGGGCTAAGGGAAGGAAGTTTGAGAAGGCTAGAGGAAAGCGAAAGAGTCGTGGTTTCAAGGTCTAA
- the LOC125600801 gene encoding zinc finger protein JAGGED-like: MSSSTSSTPQPVVIQAMEEFKEIAAESNNLILGSPQEAMSRSENPSFRSDPVRTGSEIMKFYPSKSNKIYICHFCNKRFSTSQALGGHQNAHKQERDWDKKRKEMEANFPGLSFLSPYLDKPHLLLGGYSQDALSNDNHLGITLEPVLKRTRTGLYPSFGGGLTNVAIVPRMTPTRFFTGTTCTNGSSSMGLAPRPSYNNNPPMIPRNIPPFPPPPRATNLSSVCYSQKNVLSEENLISKVGNDKIVEIDDDDNDQPEKGTSKSWGIDLSLSL, encoded by the coding sequence atgtCTTCTTCAACCTCTTCCACACCGCAACCGGTTGTCATCCAGGCCATGGAGGAGTTCAAGGAGATAGCAGCAGAGAGCAACAATCTGATACTAGGGTCCCCACAGGAGGCTATGTCCAGAAGTGAGAACCCTAGTTTCAGATCCGATCCTGTCCGAACAGGAAGTGAGATCATGAAGTTCTACCCATCAAAATCAAATAAGATCTACATTTGTCACTTCTGCAACAAACGGTTCTCAACCTCTCAAGCCCTAGGTGGCCACCAGAACGCACACAAACAGGAGCGAGACTGGGACAAGAAGCGTAAGGAGATGGAAGCAAACTTTCCAGGACTCTCCTTTTTGAGCCCTTACCTAGACAAGCCTCACTTGCTCTTAGGTGGGTATTCACAAGATGCTTTATCGAATGATAATCATCTTGGGATCACTCTTGAACCTGTACTCAAACGTACAAGAACAGGATTGTACCCATCGTTCGGTGGTGGTCTCACCAACGTGGCCATAGTTCCTCGCATGACTCCTACCCGCTTCTTCACTGGGACCACTTGTACCAATGGTTCTTCTTCAATGGGGCTTGCACCAAGACCCTCTTACAACAACAATCCCCCGATGATTCCTAGAAACATTCCTCCTTTTCCACCTCCTCCTCGAGCCACCAATCTCTCTAGCGTTTGCTATTCTCAAAAGAATGTATTGAGCGAAGAGAATCTCATCTCAAAGGTAGGGAATGACAAGATCGTCgagattgatgatgatgataatgatcaGCCAGAAAAAGGGACATCTAAAAGCTGGGGCATTGATTTATCTCTATCCCTTTGA